The following are from one region of the Candidatus Kryptoniota bacterium genome:
- a CDS encoding tetratricopeptide repeat protein has translation MEQEAVLYFVEIVSGFALGAFINMQVVLPLFYKFPKALVLWARKKLLYRAVLVNLVPPVIWIVIFFLVYLFFPVIFLTDFVDSMEFAGGVAGGVAIFSGYSVLTKRGRLHLKYDFFNRTRRHIATAGIMEYLVLANESLKFKQYERAIKIFRQADAIEPGNPTVHLGLGLCYIGVLSFKEALKEYEYLSNRSPNAATKLYGALMKVGKAPLG, from the coding sequence ATGGAACAGGAGGCTGTCTTATATTTCGTCGAGATCGTTTCGGGTTTCGCTCTGGGGGCGTTCATAAATATGCAGGTCGTCTTACCTCTCTTCTACAAATTTCCTAAAGCGCTGGTCCTGTGGGCGAGAAAAAAACTCCTGTACCGCGCCGTCCTTGTCAACCTTGTCCCGCCGGTAATATGGATTGTGATCTTCTTTCTCGTTTATCTCTTTTTCCCGGTCATCTTCTTGACCGATTTCGTGGATAGCATGGAGTTTGCTGGCGGCGTCGCCGGAGGAGTGGCTATATTCTCCGGTTACTCAGTTCTCACAAAAAGAGGCCGGCTCCATCTCAAATATGATTTTTTCAATCGGACGAGACGGCACATTGCAACTGCAGGAATCATGGAGTACCTGGTTCTCGCGAACGAGAGCTTGAAGTTCAAACAATACGAGCGCGCAATAAAAATATTCAGACAGGCAGATGCGATCGAACCGGGAAATCCAACCGTTCATCTCGGACTCGGATTGTGCTACATTGGCGTCCTTAGCTTTAAAGAGGCACTCAAGGAATATGAGTACCTCTCCAACAGAAGCCCGAACGCTGCAACTAAACTTTATGGTGCACTCATGAAAGTGGGAAAGGCGCCACTGGGTTGA
- a CDS encoding ABC transporter ATP-binding protein yields MKDQLPEKDYSNLELDYSSVHPLRNLLHIYRGQYLKIVLSIILFAIKHSPVWILPIIIARMINIISDTARYTIHDLWVVGMIFFAIILQNIPTHTLYVRVFSTALNTMQLNLRSSIVRRLQELSISFHDSFQSGRLQTKVLRDVETLEILSRNLMNSVFPAILTIIVAFSVTVFSQPLVAVFYIVSVPVSSSLVFIFSKKMTSRNREYRTEIESLSANVVEMIQMIPVTRAHAVEDVEVRKMNSRLENVKRKGIKLEVIGALFGASSWTSFQIVMLVCLMFTSVLAYRKVITVGDVVLFQSYFAMIVGAVNLILNSYPDLARGFESIRSIGEILESPDIEQNEGKKAVTSVTGSFTFENVIYRYPGAEQPALKGISIQIPSGESVAFVGESGSGKSTLMNLVIGFRRPTSGRILLDGKDMQELDLRRYRRFLAVVPQTTLLFSGSVRENILYGLDGLKDARLWEVLEFANAAEFVSRLPQGLDTALGEHGARLSGGQRQRISIARALVRDPKVIVLDEATSSLDVVSESLIQEAIRRLVNGRTTFIVAHRLSTIRNASRIMVMKNGTIVESGTHDDLINAKGEFYKFKLLQQ; encoded by the coding sequence TTGAAAGACCAGCTGCCTGAAAAAGACTACTCGAATCTCGAGCTGGATTACAGCAGCGTGCATCCTTTAAGAAATCTCCTTCACATATACAGGGGTCAATACCTGAAGATCGTCCTGTCGATCATCCTATTTGCCATAAAACACTCCCCCGTCTGGATCCTGCCGATCATTATCGCACGAATGATAAACATAATCAGCGACACGGCCAGATATACAATCCACGACCTATGGGTTGTCGGAATGATTTTCTTCGCGATAATATTACAGAATATACCGACGCACACGCTTTACGTGAGGGTCTTCAGTACCGCATTGAATACTATGCAATTGAATTTAAGATCCTCGATAGTGAGACGACTCCAGGAGCTCTCAATATCATTTCACGACAGTTTTCAATCCGGACGTCTGCAGACAAAAGTCTTGAGAGACGTCGAGACTCTCGAGATACTTTCGCGCAATCTGATGAATTCTGTTTTCCCGGCAATCCTGACGATCATCGTGGCATTCTCGGTAACCGTCTTCAGTCAGCCGTTAGTCGCGGTCTTTTATATAGTTTCCGTACCCGTTTCTTCCAGCCTTGTTTTTATTTTTTCAAAAAAGATGACTTCAAGGAACAGAGAATACAGGACAGAGATCGAGTCGCTCTCAGCGAATGTCGTTGAGATGATTCAGATGATCCCTGTTACCAGGGCTCACGCTGTTGAGGACGTTGAAGTGCGCAAGATGAATTCAAGGCTCGAGAATGTAAAACGCAAAGGAATAAAGCTCGAAGTGATCGGGGCTCTCTTCGGCGCGAGCTCGTGGACCTCTTTCCAGATTGTAATGCTCGTCTGCCTGATGTTCACCTCCGTGCTGGCTTACCGGAAAGTGATAACGGTCGGTGACGTGGTCCTGTTCCAAAGTTACTTCGCGATGATAGTGGGAGCGGTCAACCTGATACTTAATTCTTATCCCGATCTTGCGCGCGGATTCGAATCGATACGTTCGATCGGAGAAATCCTGGAGTCTCCCGACATCGAACAAAACGAAGGGAAGAAAGCCGTCACGTCCGTAACCGGGAGCTTCACATTTGAAAACGTTATTTACAGGTACCCGGGCGCCGAGCAGCCGGCGCTTAAAGGGATTTCGATCCAGATACCATCGGGCGAATCGGTTGCATTTGTCGGAGAGTCGGGGTCCGGGAAGTCAACACTCATGAACCTTGTCATCGGATTCCGGCGGCCCACGTCAGGCAGAATACTTCTTGACGGAAAGGATATGCAGGAACTCGATCTCAGGCGATACAGGCGGTTTCTTGCGGTTGTTCCCCAGACAACTCTCTTATTCAGCGGATCGGTGCGCGAGAATATCCTTTACGGCCTTGACGGCTTAAAGGACGCCCGGCTCTGGGAAGTACTGGAATTCGCAAATGCCGCAGAATTCGTTTCAAGGCTTCCGCAGGGTCTTGATACTGCACTTGGCGAGCACGGCGCCCGATTGTCCGGCGGACAACGCCAGCGAATCTCGATTGCCCGTGCGCTCGTCCGTGATCCGAAAGTGATCGTTCTGGACGAGGCGACATCGTCGCTGGACGTCGTATCGGAATCGTTGATCCAGGAGGCAATCCGAAGGCTCGTGAATGGCCGTACCACATTCATCGTGGCACACCGGCTCTCGACGATAAGGAATGCCAGCAGGATAATGGTAATGAAGAACGGCACCATCGTCGAATCGGGAACGCATGATGATTTGATTAACGCGAAAGGCGAGTTTTACAAGTTCAAATTGCTGCAACAATAA
- a CDS encoding cellulase family glycosylhydrolase, with product MTKNLLRSTAYVVLLLIFTSIQASGKIVVFYEKGFPSVDNGVISRESLEKAFAQADARFVNLDELKSNLHTGDLLVLPFGSAFPADAWDAIRDHLNHGNLLILGGRPLYVPVYHDSGGWRTENAQNTYSHNLGIMYSYAVTEHGPWKLKWDEDAPFFHEASLNPRQVFANAGFGWRYRGVGFLVDTQGDRLAAPIVADDAVGRAQPARRAVFLSFDSESSYWASGDGIELMREAAAYASQGGVRIWLDIQQLTVDQGGHVSGAVDVLRNGEPAKLTLEIMSGSKVIESRTTSCGNLLHEEIGLHSPLNKPGLYLVRATLSHGDTAFDRYTSGVEVRDEELLQSGDKLSAGRDYFLRDGKPYLMTGTNYFSTDPNTSDFFVGGSLGGNAYVWERDFTEMERQGITVVRTGTWLNRARYLDEVTGAADERLLRAIEAYLDAAARHHMQVIFTLFAFDPQVELQQGQGQEGDMLGPGSNPYLDPVAVDAETEYVKTIASRFSSVPFLSFDLINEPSFSNPKMIWKGNSPNGDPNELAGWHEWLQKRYASIDTLASAWHVSPAELGNFENVPVPAATDMELSRYGNTTTIRALDFNLFAQDAFIKWTDTIIQAIRSTGSKQLVTVGQDEGGVVDRVLAQFWANSDVDFTVNHTWWHDDALLWSSMASKTTFKPNLIEETGPQPVWNMDGRWRWDDAGGTGLIERKLVLGFAGGNAGTIQWDWSRSDDFGLLRRDGSYKDWMEVMKGLGTFAHDAESYATSVEQPEIAIVFPQSLQLSPFGKFSILAQGNAVRALYQHARGSAFVVGEYQLSQMPPAKLIIVPSPWILTTKAWDVLMDKVSSGATVLFSGRADADEHWLADPSRTKSWDVHYSYEDLTSREAELRWPGDSARLSYPDDITTYLQRGVLPGDNTFLDIPVGRGHLFYFALPLELSTQLDAVGRIYKYAMDKAGITAPYTTTCDDPGILICPTRLPNATLYVLTSESSNDSMVSFHDNLSGANVRINISPGRAALLLVDRNGNIKATYNAK from the coding sequence ATGACAAAGAATTTACTTCGTTCTACCGCATACGTTGTTCTTCTCCTTATCTTCACCTCGATCCAGGCTTCCGGGAAGATCGTCGTATTTTATGAAAAGGGCTTCCCATCGGTCGATAATGGCGTTATCTCACGTGAATCGCTCGAGAAAGCATTTGCACAGGCCGATGCGAGGTTCGTCAACCTCGACGAGCTCAAAAGCAATCTGCACACCGGCGACCTTTTGGTTTTGCCGTTTGGTTCGGCTTTTCCCGCTGATGCGTGGGACGCGATCCGTGATCATTTGAATCACGGCAACCTGCTGATACTCGGAGGAAGACCGCTTTATGTCCCGGTGTACCATGATAGCGGTGGATGGCGTACGGAGAATGCGCAAAACACTTACTCGCACAACCTTGGAATAATGTATTCGTATGCCGTTACCGAGCACGGTCCGTGGAAATTGAAGTGGGATGAAGATGCGCCGTTCTTCCATGAAGCTTCCCTCAATCCCAGACAAGTCTTTGCTAACGCGGGTTTCGGCTGGAGATATAGGGGAGTCGGATTTCTTGTCGACACGCAGGGCGACCGGCTCGCTGCTCCGATCGTCGCCGACGACGCCGTGGGCAGAGCTCAACCTGCACGCAGAGCCGTGTTTCTGAGTTTCGATTCAGAGTCTTCCTACTGGGCCTCGGGGGATGGGATCGAGTTAATGCGCGAAGCCGCTGCTTACGCTTCTCAGGGCGGCGTTCGGATCTGGCTCGATATCCAGCAGCTCACAGTGGATCAGGGCGGACATGTTTCCGGAGCAGTGGATGTCCTTCGAAACGGTGAACCCGCGAAACTCACTCTTGAAATCATGTCAGGTTCGAAGGTGATTGAGTCTCGGACGACTTCCTGCGGAAACTTACTGCACGAGGAGATCGGGCTTCATTCACCGCTGAATAAACCCGGCCTGTACCTGGTGCGGGCAACACTGTCGCACGGTGACACGGCGTTTGATAGGTACACCTCAGGTGTCGAAGTCCGGGATGAAGAGCTTCTCCAATCGGGTGACAAACTCTCTGCAGGACGCGATTATTTTCTTCGCGATGGCAAGCCTTATTTGATGACCGGTACGAATTATTTTTCAACCGATCCTAACACATCAGACTTTTTTGTCGGCGGCAGTCTCGGAGGGAATGCTTATGTCTGGGAACGGGACTTTACCGAAATGGAACGGCAGGGAATCACAGTTGTCAGGACAGGAACATGGCTCAACCGTGCAAGGTATCTCGACGAGGTCACTGGTGCGGCGGACGAACGCTTGCTTCGTGCAATCGAGGCTTACCTCGACGCGGCCGCACGTCACCACATGCAGGTGATATTCACTCTGTTCGCGTTTGATCCCCAGGTTGAGTTGCAGCAGGGACAAGGGCAGGAAGGAGACATGCTTGGACCGGGGTCAAACCCATACCTCGATCCCGTTGCTGTCGATGCGGAAACCGAGTACGTCAAGACAATCGCCTCGAGATTTTCCTCAGTTCCGTTTCTTAGCTTTGACCTGATCAATGAGCCGAGTTTCAGTAATCCGAAAATGATTTGGAAGGGCAACTCACCAAACGGCGATCCTAACGAACTGGCAGGATGGCATGAATGGCTTCAAAAGCGGTATGCCTCGATCGATACGCTTGCGAGCGCATGGCATGTCTCGCCAGCTGAGCTGGGGAATTTTGAGAATGTTCCCGTCCCGGCCGCAACCGACATGGAGCTTTCGAGGTACGGGAACACAACGACCATCCGGGCGTTGGACTTTAACCTGTTCGCGCAGGACGCATTCATCAAATGGACCGATACGATCATACAGGCAATCCGTTCCACCGGATCCAAACAACTGGTGACCGTAGGTCAGGACGAGGGTGGAGTCGTTGATCGTGTGCTGGCACAGTTCTGGGCCAACTCAGATGTTGACTTTACTGTCAATCACACATGGTGGCACGATGATGCGCTTCTGTGGAGCTCGATGGCTTCAAAGACCACATTCAAGCCGAACCTGATTGAAGAGACTGGTCCTCAACCTGTATGGAACATGGATGGTAGGTGGAGGTGGGATGACGCCGGCGGGACTGGGCTCATCGAAAGGAAACTGGTCCTCGGATTCGCCGGCGGCAACGCCGGAACGATCCAGTGGGACTGGTCGCGAAGCGATGACTTCGGCCTTCTGAGACGCGACGGCTCCTACAAAGATTGGATGGAAGTAATGAAAGGGTTGGGCACTTTTGCCCACGATGCGGAAAGCTACGCGACCTCAGTGGAGCAACCTGAAATTGCCATAGTCTTTCCGCAGTCGCTTCAACTGTCTCCGTTTGGAAAGTTCTCGATTCTCGCACAGGGAAACGCCGTGCGAGCGCTTTATCAGCACGCACGCGGATCAGCATTCGTCGTCGGCGAGTATCAACTTTCTCAAATGCCCCCTGCGAAACTGATCATCGTTCCATCTCCGTGGATCTTAACGACGAAGGCCTGGGACGTACTCATGGACAAGGTGTCAAGCGGGGCAACAGTCCTATTCTCGGGACGTGCGGACGCTGACGAACATTGGCTGGCAGATCCCTCGCGCACCAAGTCGTGGGACGTCCATTACTCATACGAAGACTTGACGTCGCGTGAGGCAGAACTCAGGTGGCCGGGTGACTCTGCGCGACTCAGCTATCCGGACGACATAACAACTTATTTGCAGCGCGGCGTTCTCCCGGGCGACAACACATTTCTTGACATTCCTGTGGGACGCGGCCACTTGTTCTATTTTGCGTTACCTCTGGAATTGTCGACTCAGCTCGACGCGGTGGGCAGAATATACAAGTATGCGATGGACAAAGCCGGAATAACAGCACCTTACACAACAACTTGCGACGATCCGGGAATACTTATTTGTCCTACACGGCTTCCGAATGCAACGCTCTATGTCCTGACTTCTGAAAGCTCTAATGACAGCATGGTCAGCTTCCATGATAACCTCAGCGGGGCAAATGTGAGAATAAATATTTCCCCCGGAAGAGCGGCTCTCCTCCTGGTGGACAGAAACGGGAATATCAAAGCGACCTACAACGCAAAGTAA
- a CDS encoding two-component regulator propeller domain-containing protein — MSDLIRRLILTVLLIASMLSMMTDAVYALDPQKTISQYGHNVWLRQNGLPANLVNVAFHTSDGYLWLGTSAGLFRFDGVNFTNVPTNPLNPRDRETVTALCQTSDGSLWIGTIFSGLRRLSGDSMSVYGLKQGFYDTQVWSLMEDKSGHLLIGTSIGLFTFTAGGFKPILESPNYVAAVCEDSLERIWVGTHDGVFVFPESLLTDKSGSIRMQNISSKDGLPNDVTTCLLADERGGVWIGSYSGLAYWINGKISTFGMNNGLPDYHVNSIFEDRDGNIWVGTRNGLSRFNGGKWTTYNQNDGLTDNNVTSFEEDNEGSLWVGTSNGLNQFEDVNMTTYTTSEGLASNYLSSVLETQDGTLYFLSDQGASVTAMKNGETRVYNISVGPAYVSRDGSLWIGQTGVLNRIKDGILTSYKSEAGIPVKWISAITEDSRSLIIYVDHTGLFRFKNGMISPYKISSGAEYPAAEAVMCFYWQRSGDILWVGAADSLVKIEGGKITGYTTADGLAGNWNSSFYDDHQGNLWISSPQGGLTRYHDGKFTAYNTSVGLFTNSIFCVVGDNDGGLWLSSPRGVGLVSLTELNDFAARRVDSIQTKVFGVEDGMKREECFGFWQPAGWKDLHGNIWFATREGAVTFNPRKFKLNQIAPSVLVEQVVADNMAVPHHGSVVLPPGTDKLEFHYTALSLAAPDRVMFKYELVGYDNTWVDPGTRRVAYYTNLPPGEYKFRVIACNNDGIWNYSGAEFSFNLKPHFYETYWFYILMILLFCGVAFGIYRLRVWQLLAKEKELNVRIQEALANIKTLGGLIPICSNCKKIRDDKGYWEQLEGYIQSHSEAQFSHGICPDCAAKLYPDYYKSKGNEPDSSSGR, encoded by the coding sequence ATGTCTGACTTGATCAGGCGCCTTATCCTGACCGTCCTCTTGATTGCATCGATGCTTTCGATGATGACGGACGCAGTTTATGCCTTAGATCCCCAAAAGACAATTTCGCAGTATGGTCACAATGTCTGGCTGCGACAGAACGGTCTTCCGGCAAATCTGGTGAACGTTGCATTCCACACTAGCGACGGATATTTATGGCTAGGCACTTCGGCCGGGTTGTTTAGATTTGACGGAGTGAATTTCACAAATGTCCCGACCAATCCACTAAATCCGCGTGACAGGGAAACAGTGACAGCGCTGTGCCAGACGAGCGACGGAAGTCTCTGGATCGGAACCATATTCAGCGGACTCCGCAGACTGAGTGGTGACAGCATGTCTGTCTACGGATTGAAACAGGGATTCTACGACACTCAAGTATGGTCGTTAATGGAAGATAAGTCGGGACATCTCCTCATTGGCACTTCAATCGGGCTATTTACATTTACGGCAGGAGGTTTCAAACCGATCCTTGAAAGCCCGAACTACGTTGCAGCTGTTTGTGAAGACTCTCTCGAAAGGATTTGGGTTGGAACGCATGATGGCGTATTTGTTTTCCCGGAATCTTTGCTGACGGATAAGTCCGGATCTATCAGGATGCAAAATATTTCGTCTAAAGACGGCCTGCCCAACGACGTAACAACATGCCTTCTTGCCGATGAGCGGGGAGGTGTCTGGATCGGGTCTTACAGCGGGCTCGCTTATTGGATAAATGGAAAGATCTCTACTTTCGGTATGAACAACGGGCTACCAGACTACCATGTCAATTCCATATTTGAGGACCGGGATGGAAATATCTGGGTCGGCACAAGAAACGGCCTCAGCAGGTTTAATGGCGGAAAGTGGACGACTTATAATCAGAACGACGGGTTGACCGACAACAATGTAACTTCATTCGAAGAAGACAATGAAGGAAGTCTGTGGGTGGGTACGTCGAACGGATTGAATCAGTTCGAAGACGTAAACATGACCACCTACACGACGAGCGAAGGACTCGCCAGCAATTACCTATCCAGTGTTCTGGAGACGCAAGATGGTACGCTCTATTTCCTGAGCGATCAGGGGGCGAGTGTCACAGCCATGAAGAATGGTGAGACGAGGGTTTACAACATTTCGGTTGGTCCCGCATACGTATCGCGTGACGGCAGTCTTTGGATCGGCCAGACCGGCGTGCTCAACCGCATCAAAGACGGCATCCTGACCTCCTATAAATCGGAAGCTGGAATCCCGGTCAAGTGGATCTCCGCCATAACTGAAGATAGTAGAAGCCTCATTATATATGTCGACCACACAGGCCTTTTCAGGTTTAAGAACGGGATGATCTCACCGTATAAGATTTCAAGCGGTGCGGAGTATCCCGCTGCAGAGGCTGTCATGTGTTTCTACTGGCAAAGGAGCGGCGACATATTGTGGGTGGGAGCGGCAGACTCGCTCGTAAAAATTGAAGGAGGGAAGATCACCGGTTACACGACCGCCGACGGACTCGCGGGAAACTGGAACAGTTCTTTTTATGACGATCACCAGGGGAATTTGTGGATCAGCTCTCCCCAGGGAGGTTTAACGCGTTATCATGACGGCAAATTCACAGCGTACAACACAAGCGTCGGACTATTCACTAACTCTATATTCTGTGTTGTCGGCGACAATGACGGCGGCCTCTGGCTCAGCAGCCCGAGGGGGGTAGGACTGGTCTCGCTAACGGAGTTGAATGATTTCGCCGCACGCCGCGTCGATAGTATCCAGACGAAGGTGTTTGGCGTCGAAGACGGAATGAAGCGGGAAGAGTGCTTCGGGTTCTGGCAGCCTGCCGGCTGGAAAGACTTGCACGGAAATATCTGGTTCGCGACTCGCGAGGGCGCGGTGACTTTTAATCCGCGAAAGTTCAAATTAAATCAAATTGCACCTTCGGTTCTTGTTGAGCAGGTCGTTGCCGACAATATGGCCGTACCTCACCACGGATCTGTTGTGTTACCGCCCGGGACAGACAAGCTTGAGTTTCACTACACGGCGTTAAGTCTTGCCGCTCCAGATCGGGTGATGTTCAAATATGAACTGGTGGGATATGACAACACCTGGGTTGATCCGGGAACGCGACGCGTGGCCTACTATACTAACCTTCCTCCCGGAGAATACAAGTTCCGTGTGATCGCGTGCAACAACGACGGAATTTGGAATTACTCGGGAGCTGAATTCAGTTTTAACCTGAAGCCGCATTTTTACGAAACCTACTGGTTCTACATCCTGATGATATTATTGTTTTGCGGAGTGGCGTTCGGAATCTATCGATTGCGTGTTTGGCAGCTCCTCGCAAAGGAGAAGGAACTGAACGTTCGTATCCAGGAAGCACTGGCAAACATCAAGACGCTCGGCGGCCTGATTCCAATTTGTTCTAACTGCAAGAAAATCCGCGACGATAAAGGCTATTGGGAACAGCTCGAAGGATATATACAGAGTCACTCAGAAGCGCAGTTCTCACATGGCATTTGCCCCGATTGTGCCGCGAAACTCTATCCGGATTACTACAAGTCGAAAGGCAATGAACCGGACAGTTCCTCCGGCCGATAA
- a CDS encoding AMP-binding protein: MTNSTPKTIPHLFEMSVAKFSSNIMLWEKKTDKYVGTTYQDIREVVHKCGAGLMSIGIRKGDRIALISEGRNDWVVAELGILFAGAINVPLSVKIEELSELKFRLAHSGTKMIIVSGAQLGKIRQVRKDLPQIEKVIVLDGEAAGANDEMSFSELLLKGESYLRAYGGEFEARWKSVAENDPANICYTSGTTADPKGIILTHRNYTSNTEQSSKLLNVPESFCSLTILPWDHCFAHTANIYALMYNGASLASVQVGKSPMETLKNIPLNIKETRPHFLLSVPSLAKNFRKNIEKGIHEKGERIEKLFKRALKVAYAYNGNGWNKGKNASLMTKLEYDLYDFLIFRKIRKSFGGRLEFFIGGGALLDIELQRFFYAIGIPMFQGYGLTEASPVISANVPQRHKLGSSGTVVSDLALRICDEEGRDLPAGMQGEIVVKGENVMAGYWRNNKATSETICDGWLHTGDLGYLDEDGFLFVLGREKSLLISHDGEKYSPEGIEEAITDNSRYIDQILLYNNQSPYTVALLVPNKDAMVSYLKNVNLSQDTDEGPAAALKLLDSEIGEYRKGGKFSGEFPERWLPSAIAVLGEGFTEQNRFLNSTLKMVRGKITEFYKDRIDFLFSAEGKDICNKQNRAIIKKIGMP; this comes from the coding sequence ATGACAAACTCAACGCCGAAGACAATCCCACACCTCTTCGAAATGAGTGTAGCAAAGTTTTCCTCGAACATTATGCTGTGGGAAAAGAAAACCGATAAGTATGTCGGGACAACCTACCAGGACATCCGGGAAGTTGTCCATAAGTGTGGCGCCGGCTTAATGAGTATCGGAATTCGGAAGGGAGATAGGATCGCACTTATTTCCGAGGGGAGAAATGATTGGGTCGTCGCCGAACTCGGGATCCTTTTTGCCGGAGCCATCAACGTCCCTCTCTCTGTGAAGATCGAAGAACTTTCCGAGCTGAAGTTCCGGCTTGCACATTCAGGCACTAAGATGATAATCGTGTCCGGTGCCCAGCTGGGGAAAATTCGACAGGTTAGAAAAGACCTTCCCCAGATAGAGAAAGTCATCGTTCTCGATGGTGAAGCTGCAGGCGCCAATGATGAAATGTCTTTTTCTGAGTTGCTTCTCAAGGGCGAATCCTACCTGAGGGCTTACGGTGGCGAGTTCGAGGCCAGATGGAAGTCCGTGGCGGAAAACGATCCCGCTAATATTTGCTACACTTCGGGCACTACCGCCGATCCGAAAGGGATTATTCTGACTCATCGGAATTATACATCGAACACCGAACAATCATCCAAACTCCTCAACGTACCCGAGTCCTTTTGCTCGCTTACTATTCTTCCGTGGGACCACTGCTTCGCTCACACGGCGAACATATACGCTCTCATGTACAACGGTGCGAGCCTCGCATCGGTCCAGGTTGGTAAATCACCGATGGAGACATTGAAGAATATCCCGCTGAACATCAAGGAGACAAGACCTCATTTCCTCTTGAGCGTCCCGTCTCTTGCGAAGAATTTCAGGAAGAATATTGAGAAGGGAATTCACGAGAAAGGAGAACGGATAGAGAAGCTCTTCAAGCGCGCGCTCAAAGTCGCATATGCCTACAATGGAAACGGGTGGAACAAAGGTAAGAACGCATCGCTCATGACGAAGCTCGAATACGACCTTTACGACTTTCTGATTTTCAGGAAAATCAGGAAGAGCTTCGGCGGGCGGCTCGAATTCTTCATAGGTGGAGGTGCATTGCTTGACATCGAACTCCAGCGCTTCTTTTATGCGATTGGGATTCCCATGTTCCAGGGATACGGGCTAACTGAAGCTTCGCCGGTAATCTCCGCGAACGTCCCTCAACGGCATAAACTGGGCTCGTCCGGGACCGTTGTCTCCGATCTTGCTCTGCGTATCTGTGACGAAGAGGGAAGAGATCTGCCCGCAGGGATGCAAGGCGAAATCGTGGTGAAGGGGGAGAACGTGATGGCTGGATACTGGCGCAACAACAAAGCGACAAGCGAGACTATCTGCGACGGTTGGCTGCACACCGGCGACCTCGGGTATCTTGATGAAGATGGATTCCTGTTCGTCCTGGGCCGCGAGAAGAGTCTGCTGATAAGTCACGACGGCGAGAAGTACAGCCCGGAAGGGATCGAGGAGGCGATCACCGATAACTCCCGCTACATAGATCAGATTCTTCTTTACAATAATCAATCTCCGTATACCGTCGCGCTTCTTGTGCCGAACAAAGATGCGATGGTTTCGTATCTCAAGAACGTAAACCTCTCTCAAGATACCGACGAAGGGCCGGCCGCCGCGCTGAAACTGCTGGATTCGGAGATCGGCGAGTATAGGAAAGGCGGAAAGTTTTCGGGCGAGTTTCCGGAGCGATGGCTCCCCTCCGCGATCGCGGTTCTGGGTGAGGGTTTCACAGAACAAAATAGATTTCTTAACAGCACGTTGAAGATGGTTCGTGGAAAGATAACTGAATTCTACAAAGACCGGATAGATTTTTTGTTCTCAGCCGAAGGGAAAGATATCTGCAATAAGCAGAACAGGGCGATCATCAAGAAGATTGGAATGCCTTGA